Proteins encoded together in one Fusobacterium sp. FSA-380-WT-3A window:
- the rpmG gene encoding 50S ribosomal protein L33 has translation MEVYELRVNIQLECTECKRRNYSTSKNKKNTTERLELMKYCKWCGKETLHKETKK, from the coding sequence ATGGAGGTGTATGAATTGAGAGTTAATATTCAATTAGAATGTACAGAATGTAAAAGAAGAAATTACAGTACTTCAAAAAATAAGAAAAATACTACTGAAAGATTAGAGTTAATGAAGTATTGTAAATGGTGTGGAAAAGAAACTCTACACAAAGAAACTAAAAAATAA
- the ylqF gene encoding ribosome biogenesis GTPase YlqF: protein MSMTKINWYPGHMKKTKDMIKENMPLIDIVLEVVDARIPISSRNPDISVFAKGKKRIIVINKSDLVNKEEINQWRDYFIKHNDADEVLELSAETGFNMRRLYSIIDKVASEKKEKMMKKGLKKVNTRLMVAGIPNVGKSRLINRIVGKNSAGVGNMPGYTRGKQWVRIKEGLELLDTPGILWPKFEDERVGFNLAISGAIKDDILPIDDVACKFLDKMIAYGLKENLKERYKLLDEDFEGVAGNIIENIAYRMNMIQKGGSLNTHQAVLTLLRDYRAGKLGKFGLDREILNEKE from the coding sequence ATGTCAATGACAAAAATAAACTGGTATCCAGGTCATATGAAAAAGACTAAGGATATGATAAAAGAAAATATGCCTTTAATAGATATAGTATTAGAAGTTGTAGATGCTAGAATACCAATATCAAGTAGAAATCCAGATATCTCTGTATTTGCTAAAGGAAAAAAAAGAATAATAGTAATAAATAAATCAGATTTAGTTAACAAAGAAGAAATAAATCAATGGAGAGACTACTTTATAAAACATAATGATGCTGATGAAGTACTAGAGTTAAGTGCTGAAACAGGTTTTAATATGAGAAGACTTTATTCCATAATAGATAAAGTAGCCTCTGAAAAAAAAGAAAAAATGATGAAAAAAGGTTTAAAAAAAGTAAATACAAGATTGATGGTAGCTGGAATTCCTAATGTTGGAAAATCAAGATTAATTAATAGAATTGTTGGTAAAAATAGTGCTGGTGTAGGAAATATGCCAGGATATACTAGAGGAAAACAATGGGTTAGAATAAAAGAAGGATTAGAACTTTTAGATACTCCAGGAATTTTATGGCCTAAATTTGAAGATGAAAGAGTTGGATTTAATTTAGCTATTTCAGGGGCTATAAAAGATGATATATTACCAATAGATGATGTAGCATGTAAATTTTTAGATAAAATGATAGCTTATGGTTTAAAAGAAAATTTAAAAGAAAGATATAAGTTATTAGATGAAGATTTTGAAGGAGTAGCAGGAAATATAATAGAAAATATAGCTTATAGAATGAATATGATTCAAAAGGGCGGAAGTTTAAATACTCATCAAGCTGTATTAACACTTCTAAGAGATTATAGAGCTGGAAAACTTGGAAAATTTGGATTAGACAGAGAAATTTTAAATGAGAAGGAGTAA
- the rplL gene encoding 50S ribosomal protein L7/L12 translates to MAFDKQQFIADLEAMSVLELRELVTALEEHFGVTAAAPVAVAAVGGAAAEVEEKTEFDVILKSAGDKKIGVIKEIRGITGLGLKEAKELADNGGTIKEGASKEEAEEIKAKLEAAGATVEVK, encoded by the coding sequence ATGGCATTTGATAAACAACAATTTATTGCTGACTTAGAAGCTATGTCAGTATTAGAATTAAGAGAATTAGTAACTGCTTTAGAAGAGCACTTTGGAGTAACTGCAGCAGCACCTGTAGCAGTAGCAGCAGTAGGAGGAGCAGCAGCTGAAGTTGAAGAAAAAACTGAATTTGATGTAATATTAAAATCAGCTGGAGATAAGAAAATAGGAGTAATCAAAGAAATCAGAGGAATCACTGGTTTAGGATTAAAAGAAGCTAAAGAATTAGCTGACAATGGTGGAACTATAAAAGAGGGAGCATCTAAAGAAGAAGCTGAAGAAATTAAAGCTAAATTAGAAGCTGCTGGAGCAACAGTAGAAGTTAAATAG
- the rplJ gene encoding 50S ribosomal protein L10, whose product MANQAKVEAVAALVERIKRAQSIVLVDYEGIKVKEETQLRKSLREAGGEYLVAKNRLFKIALKEAGVEDSFDDILEGTTSFAFGYDDIVAPAKIMNEVSKANAKAKIFNIKGGYLTGKRVSEAEVLQLATLPSREQLLSMVLNGMLGPVRKLAYGLVAVADKKEGSAE is encoded by the coding sequence ATGGCAAATCAAGCTAAAGTAGAAGCAGTAGCAGCACTTGTTGAAAGAATTAAAAGAGCTCAATCTATCGTATTAGTAGACTATGAAGGAATTAAAGTTAAAGAAGAAACTCAACTAAGAAAATCTTTAAGAGAAGCTGGTGGAGAATATTTAGTAGCTAAAAATAGATTATTTAAAATAGCTCTAAAAGAAGCTGGTGTTGAAGACTCTTTTGACGATATACTAGAAGGAACTACATCATTTGCATTTGGATATGACGATATCGTAGCTCCTGCTAAAATAATGAATGAAGTATCTAAAGCTAATGCAAAAGCAAAAATATTCAACATAAAAGGTGGATATTTAACTGGAAAAAGAGTTAGCGAAGCTGAAGTATTACAACTAGCAACTTTACCATCAAGAGAACAATTATTATCTATGGTGTTAAATGGAATGTTAGGACCAGTAAGAAAACTTGCTTATGGATTAGTAGCAGTAGCAGATAAAAAAGAAGGATCTGCAGAATAA
- a CDS encoding TlyA family RNA methyltransferase, with amino-acid sequence MKERIDVLLVNNGFYPDVEQAKRAVMAGIVLVNDLKIEKPGTMIKIDTEKELHIRIKGKESKYVSRGGLKLEKAISVFGLDFKDKVVLDVGASTGGFTDCALMNGAKHVYAVDVGTNQLDWKLRNDSRVTSIENRHINELKKEEIGFSKIDYIVMDVSFISITNILKCLKEFFEEETKLMVLIKPQFEVEKIMIEKGGIVRKKEYHLYSIEKVVKSANENGIYLEALDISPIKGGKGNIEYISLFGKNKKNDINIKERLDKLE; translated from the coding sequence ATGAAAGAAAGAATAGATGTACTTTTAGTCAATAATGGTTTTTATCCTGATGTAGAACAAGCAAAGAGAGCTGTAATGGCAGGAATAGTTTTAGTAAATGATTTAAAAATAGAAAAACCTGGAACTATGATAAAAATAGATACAGAAAAGGAATTACATATTAGAATAAAGGGAAAAGAATCTAAATATGTAAGTAGAGGTGGATTAAAATTAGAAAAAGCAATATCTGTTTTTGGTTTAGATTTTAAAGATAAAGTAGTTTTAGATGTAGGAGCTTCAACAGGAGGATTCACAGATTGTGCTTTAATGAATGGAGCGAAGCATGTATATGCTGTAGATGTGGGAACTAATCAATTAGATTGGAAATTGAGAAATGACTCAAGAGTAACTTCTATAGAGAATAGACATATAAATGAATTAAAAAAAGAAGAAATTGGTTTTTCAAAAATAGATTATATTGTAATGGATGTATCGTTTATATCTATAACTAACATATTAAAATGTTTGAAAGAGTTTTTTGAAGAAGAAACAAAATTAATGGTCTTAATAAAACCTCAATTTGAAGTTGAAAAAATTATGATAGAAAAGGGGGGTATAGTTAGAAAAAAGGAATATCATCTTTATTCAATAGAAAAAGTTGTAAAAAGTGCAAATGAAAATGGAATATATTTAGAAGCTTTGGATATTTCTCCTATAAAAGGTGGAAAAGGAAATATAGAATATATATCTTTATTTGGAAAAAATAAAAAAAATGATATAAATATAAAAGAGAGATTAGATAAGTTAGAGTAG
- the nusG gene encoding transcription termination/antitermination protein NusG, whose translation MNTVLEKKWFMIHTYSGYEKKVKTDLEQKIETLGMNEIVTKILVPEEHSVELRRGKKKVISRKLFPGYVMLQMVATREENENGINYSVDSDAWYVVRNTNGVTGFVGVGSDPIPMEDDEVENIFRVIGYSQENGEKEDAELVAVDFEIGDYVTIVSEGFGGQKGKVAEINLENRKVKVMVDMFGRLTPIEANITDVKKED comes from the coding sequence ATGAATACAGTTTTAGAAAAAAAATGGTTTATGATTCATACTTATTCAGGATATGAAAAGAAAGTTAAAACTGATTTGGAGCAAAAAATAGAAACTTTAGGAATGAATGAAATAGTAACCAAAATACTTGTTCCTGAAGAACACTCTGTTGAGCTTAGAAGAGGAAAGAAAAAAGTAATAAGTAGAAAATTATTTCCAGGATATGTAATGCTACAAATGGTTGCAACAAGAGAAGAAAATGAAAATGGAATTAACTATAGTGTTGATTCTGATGCTTGGTATGTTGTAAGAAATACGAATGGTGTTACTGGTTTTGTTGGAGTAGGTTCTGACCCAATTCCAATGGAAGATGATGAAGTGGAAAATATTTTTAGAGTTATTGGTTACAGTCAAGAAAATGGTGAAAAAGAAGATGCAGAATTAGTAGCAGTAGACTTTGAAATAGGAGATTATGTAACAATAGTTTCTGAAGGATTTGGTGGTCAAAAAGGAAAAGTTGCTGAAATTAATTTAGAGAATAGAAAAGTTAAAGTGATGGTTGATATGTTTGGACGTTTAACACCAATCGAAGCAAATATCACTGATGTTAAGAAAGAAGATTAA
- a CDS encoding NAD+ synthase — translation MDEIQDKVVNFVKDEVTKRGFKKVILGLSGGIDSALVAFIVAKAIGPENVYSIMMPYKTSSKESIEHAELVVKATGINCKKVEITPMVDAYFGMAGEASGLRRGNYMSRTRMCVLFDNSAKENALVIGTSNKTELLLGYGTQFGDMACGINPIGELLKVQVWELSKRMGVPKEVIDKKPSADLWAGQTDEDELGFSYDLADEILYHIIYKNKNEEEMKNMGYNKEIVESIFKKISRNEYKRNMPTIAKIK, via the coding sequence ATGGATGAAATCCAAGATAAAGTTGTTAATTTTGTAAAAGATGAAGTTACAAAAAGAGGATTTAAAAAAGTTATATTAGGACTTTCTGGAGGAATTGATTCAGCTTTAGTAGCTTTTATAGTAGCCAAAGCTATAGGGCCAGAGAATGTTTATTCTATAATGATGCCATATAAGACATCAAGCAAAGAAAGTATAGAACATGCTGAGTTAGTAGTAAAAGCAACTGGAATAAATTGTAAAAAAGTAGAGATAACTCCTATGGTAGATGCTTATTTTGGAATGGCTGGAGAAGCTTCTGGACTTAGAAGAGGAAACTATATGTCAAGAACTAGAATGTGTGTATTGTTTGACAATTCAGCTAAAGAGAATGCTTTAGTAATTGGAACTTCTAATAAAACAGAATTATTATTGGGATATGGAACTCAATTTGGTGATATGGCTTGTGGAATAAATCCTATTGGAGAGTTATTAAAAGTTCAAGTTTGGGAGTTATCTAAAAGAATGGGAGTACCAAAAGAAGTAATAGATAAAAAACCTAGTGCTGATTTATGGGCTGGACAAACAGATGAAGATGAATTAGGATTTTCTTATGATTTAGCAGATGAGATACTTTACCATATAATCTATAAAAATAAAAATGAAGAAGAAATGAAAAATATGGGATACAATAAAGAAATAGTCGAATCAATATTCAAAAAAATATCAAGAAATGAATATAAAAGAAATATGCCAACTATAGCAAAAATTAAATAG
- the dxs gene encoding 1-deoxy-D-xylulose-5-phosphate synthase, with the protein MCLDNLEIDELKSLCEKIRKKIIDVVLKNGGHLASNLGVVELTVALKKVFNEKNTKFLFDVGHQSYVYKILTDREDRFDTLRTLGGVGPFTDPKESPYDYFISGHAGNALSAGVGLAIGNPDDKVIVMIGDASIGNGHSLEALNNMVDVKNIIVVLNDNEMSIGENVGGLSKFFSKLILSKTYMSIRKDVKKLIGKGNFGKKVSTTIKRAENSIKNFFLPASIAENLGFKYFGVIDGHNLKELISIFEKAKDIEGPVFIHVKTKKGKGYKPAEEEQEKFHGVGPSSCKKSNGKIYSEIIGEKLTELGEKDRDIVGISAGMVKGTGLKRFFDRYPERAFDIGITEGHGITFAGGLVKAGKKPYFAVYSTFLQRGFGQLIHDISLQNLPIRLLIDRAGIVGEDGKTHNGLYDIPMFTMIPNFILVAPTTEKELREVLDYSVNISCPIAIRYPKEEVFNIENDKEFQIGKWKEIKKGKKNLFICTGSMLKEMLNIEDLLLERGIEGTIVSAASIIPMDTQYIETEFKNYENIFVLEESYTINGFGSSIINYLNDNNIMKRVIKVSIDTGEIPHGRREELLEIYGLRGKKLVERIEGKLNGRRQ; encoded by the coding sequence ATGTGTTTAGATAATTTAGAAATAGATGAATTAAAATCTCTTTGTGAAAAAATTAGAAAAAAAATAATAGATGTTGTTTTAAAAAATGGAGGACATTTAGCTTCTAATTTAGGAGTAGTTGAGTTAACAGTAGCTCTAAAAAAAGTATTTAATGAAAAAAATACTAAGTTTTTATTTGATGTTGGACATCAATCGTATGTTTATAAAATACTTACAGATAGAGAAGATAGATTTGACACTTTAAGAACTTTAGGTGGAGTAGGGCCATTTACAGACCCTAAAGAAAGTCCTTACGATTATTTTATAAGTGGACATGCTGGGAATGCTTTATCAGCAGGAGTAGGATTAGCTATTGGAAATCCAGATGACAAAGTAATTGTGATGATAGGTGATGCTTCTATAGGAAATGGGCATTCATTAGAAGCATTAAATAATATGGTAGATGTTAAAAATATAATTGTTGTTCTTAATGATAATGAAATGTCTATCGGAGAAAATGTAGGAGGACTTTCTAAATTTTTTAGTAAACTAATTTTAAGCAAAACTTATATGTCTATTAGAAAAGATGTAAAAAAACTTATTGGAAAAGGAAATTTTGGAAAGAAAGTAAGTACTACAATAAAAAGAGCAGAAAATTCTATAAAAAACTTTTTTTTACCAGCAAGTATAGCTGAAAATTTAGGGTTTAAATATTTTGGTGTTATAGATGGACATAATTTAAAAGAACTTATTTCTATTTTTGAGAAAGCTAAGGATATTGAAGGACCTGTTTTTATTCATGTAAAAACTAAAAAAGGAAAGGGATATAAACCAGCCGAGGAAGAGCAAGAAAAATTTCATGGAGTGGGACCTAGTTCTTGTAAAAAATCAAATGGAAAAATTTATTCAGAGATTATTGGAGAAAAATTAACTGAATTAGGTGAAAAAGACAGAGATATTGTAGGAATTTCAGCAGGAATGGTAAAAGGAACAGGATTAAAGAGATTTTTTGATAGATATCCAGAAAGAGCTTTTGATATAGGGATTACAGAAGGACATGGAATAACATTTGCTGGAGGGCTAGTAAAAGCAGGAAAAAAACCTTATTTTGCAGTATATTCTACTTTTTTACAAAGAGGATTTGGGCAATTAATTCATGATATATCTTTGCAAAATTTACCAATAAGACTACTTATAGATAGAGCAGGAATAGTGGGAGAAGATGGTAAAACTCATAATGGACTTTATGATATACCGATGTTTACAATGATTCCTAATTTTATATTAGTAGCACCAACTACAGAAAAAGAATTAAGAGAAGTTTTAGATTATTCAGTGAATATATCTTGTCCTATAGCTATAAGATATCCAAAAGAGGAAGTTTTTAATATAGAAAATGATAAAGAATTTCAAATTGGAAAATGGAAAGAAATAAAAAAAGGAAAGAAAAATCTTTTTATATGTACTGGTAGTATGTTAAAAGAAATGTTAAATATAGAAGATTTATTATTAGAAAGAGGTATAGAGGGAACTATAGTAAGTGCAGCTTCTATAATTCCTATGGATACTCAATATATAGAAACAGAGTTTAAAAATTATGAGAATATTTTTGTTTTAGAAGAATCTTATACAATAAATGGTTTTGGTAGTAGTATAATAAATTATTTGAATGATAATAATATAATGAAGAGAGTGATAAAAGTCTCTATTGACACAGGTGAAATTCCTCATGGAAGAAGAGAGGAGTTATTAGAGATTTATGGATTAAGAGGAAAAAAATTAGTCGAAAGAATTGAAGGGAAACTTAATGGTAGAAGACAATAA
- the rplA gene encoding 50S ribosomal protein L1 — protein MAKHRGKKYLEVAKLVDSTRLYDVKEALETVVKTRSANFLETVEVALRLGVDPRHASQQIRGTVVLPHGTGKSVKILAITQGENINKALEAGADFAGAEEYIEKIQQGWLDFDLVIATPDMMPKLGRLGKILGTKGLMPNPKSGTVTPNIAAAVSEFKKGKLAFRVDKLGSIHVPIGKADFSDEKIYENFKAFMAEIVRLKPADAKGQYLKTVAVSLTMGPGIKMDPTLVAKEIG, from the coding sequence ATGGCAAAACATAGAGGTAAAAAATACTTAGAAGTTGCTAAGTTAGTAGATAGTACAAGATTATATGACGTGAAAGAAGCTTTAGAAACAGTTGTAAAAACAAGATCAGCTAATTTCTTAGAAACTGTTGAGGTTGCATTAAGATTAGGAGTAGATCCTAGACATGCAAGTCAACAAATAAGAGGAACTGTTGTATTACCACATGGAACTGGAAAAAGTGTTAAAATATTAGCAATAACACAAGGAGAAAATATAAACAAAGCTTTAGAAGCTGGAGCAGATTTTGCTGGGGCTGAAGAATATATTGAAAAAATTCAACAAGGATGGTTAGACTTTGATTTAGTTATAGCTACTCCAGATATGATGCCTAAATTAGGAAGATTAGGAAAAATATTAGGAACTAAAGGTTTAATGCCTAACCCTAAATCAGGAACAGTTACTCCTAATATAGCAGCAGCTGTATCAGAATTCAAAAAAGGTAAATTAGCATTCAGAGTAGACAAATTAGGATCTATTCACGTACCAATTGGTAAAGCAGATTTCTCTGATGAAAAAATATATGAAAACTTTAAAGCATTTATGGCTGAAATCGTAAGATTAAAACCTGCTGATGCAAAAGGACAATATTTAAAAACTGTAGCAGTTTCTTTAACTATGGGACCTGGAATAAAAATGGACCCAACATTAGTTGCAAAAGAAATTGGATAA
- the secE gene encoding preprotein translocase subunit SecE, whose amino-acid sequence MKLLRDVKMEYSKVEWPRKKAVIHATAWVAAMSVALSIYLGVFDIVVLRLLKILVSLFGGQ is encoded by the coding sequence ATGAAATTATTAAGAGATGTAAAAATGGAATACTCTAAAGTTGAATGGCCTAGAAAAAAGGCAGTAATTCATGCAACTGCATGGGTAGCAGCTATGAGTGTTGCTTTGAGCATATATTTAGGAGTTTTTGATATAGTTGTTTTAAGACTTTTAAAGATACTTGTATCTCTATTTGGAGGACAATAA
- a CDS encoding S41 family peptidase, producing the protein MLKNKLKKLLIIISITSISTNIFANEEKIGFMNNIKQLKEISDVMDIIQENFVGEKKIDKTILMQGALKGMIDSLEDPHSNYFSKKGMEELEGKIKGEYSGVGMIIRKGANEPVTVELLIEGSPAFNAGIRPNDKILYIEDKSTYDIELEEASRLLKGKSGTKVKLKLYRESEKKEREITLIRADIKLENVRSKMLDGNVGYIKLTQFAEDVDLEVKRELEKLLSQGMEGLILDLRNNPGGIIGQAIKISSMFIEEGVIVSERPKKGKEIFSYREGKYYGDFPLVILINEGSASASEIVSGAIRDYKRGLLIGEKSFGKGSVQVVLPLPDEDGIKLTIAKYYTPKGENIHGKGIKPDIVVEEDEDYLFYDGFITNVNDKDQEASKEKLLTSVVGKEKAEKLIKKEDKQLKTAEAAVISMIKERKDKK; encoded by the coding sequence ATGTTAAAAAATAAACTAAAAAAATTACTTATAATAATTAGTATAACTTCTATTTCAACAAATATTTTTGCTAATGAAGAAAAAATTGGGTTTATGAATAATATAAAACAATTAAAAGAAATTTCAGATGTAATGGATATTATTCAAGAAAATTTTGTTGGAGAAAAAAAAATAGATAAAACAATTTTAATGCAAGGAGCATTAAAAGGAATGATAGATAGTTTAGAAGATCCACATTCTAATTATTTTTCTAAAAAAGGAATGGAAGAGCTAGAAGGAAAAATAAAAGGGGAATATTCTGGTGTAGGGATGATTATTAGAAAAGGGGCTAATGAGCCTGTAACAGTAGAATTATTAATAGAGGGGAGCCCAGCTTTTAATGCAGGAATAAGACCTAATGATAAAATATTATATATAGAAGATAAATCTACTTATGATATAGAATTAGAAGAAGCTTCTAGATTATTAAAAGGAAAATCAGGAACAAAAGTAAAGTTAAAACTTTATAGAGAGTCTGAGAAAAAAGAAAGAGAGATAACATTAATAAGAGCAGATATAAAATTAGAAAATGTTAGAAGTAAAATGTTGGATGGTAATGTAGGATATATAAAACTTACTCAATTTGCTGAAGATGTAGACTTAGAAGTTAAAAGAGAACTAGAAAAATTATTGTCACAAGGAATGGAAGGATTAATTTTAGATTTAAGAAATAATCCTGGTGGGATAATAGGACAAGCTATAAAAATATCCTCAATGTTCATAGAAGAAGGAGTTATAGTAAGTGAAAGACCTAAAAAAGGAAAAGAGATATTTTCTTATAGAGAAGGTAAATATTATGGAGATTTTCCATTAGTAATTCTTATAAATGAAGGTAGTGCTTCAGCTTCAGAAATAGTATCAGGAGCTATTAGAGATTATAAAAGAGGATTATTAATAGGAGAAAAAAGTTTTGGAAAAGGAAGTGTACAAGTAGTTTTACCTTTGCCAGATGAAGATGGAATTAAACTAACTATTGCTAAGTATTATACTCCAAAAGGAGAAAATATTCATGGAAAAGGAATAAAACCAGATATAGTTGTAGAGGAAGATGAAGACTATCTATTCTATGATGGGTTTATAACAAATGTTAATGATAAAGATCAAGAAGCTAGTAAAGAAAAACTTTTAACATCAGTTGTAGGAAAAGAGAAAGCTGAAAAACTTATAAAGAAAGAAGATAAACAACTTAAAACAGCTGAGGCAGCAGTTATTTCTATGATTAAAGAGAGAAAAGATAAAAAATAA
- the rsmI gene encoding 16S rRNA (cytidine(1402)-2'-O)-methyltransferase, which yields MLYIVATPIGNLEDITLRAIRILKEVDYVFAEDTRVTKKLLNHLEIEKTIYRYDEHSKQYQIDTIINLLEEGKNIALVTDAGTPCISDPGYEVVDEALKRDIKVVPIPGVSAMTAAASVAGVSMRRFVFEGFLPKKKGRQTLLKSFQDEKRTIMFFESPHRIIKTLKDIEEFIGEREIVLVREITKIYEEIIRGTTKELISQYENKTFKGEFVVIIKGNEIEEKKEKVNKYAKDIDDEEEEE from the coding sequence ATGCTTTATATAGTAGCAACACCTATAGGAAATTTAGAAGATATTACATTGAGAGCTATTAGAATCTTAAAAGAAGTAGATTATGTATTCGCTGAAGATACTAGAGTAACTAAAAAACTTTTAAATCACTTAGAAATTGAAAAAACAATTTATAGATATGATGAACATAGTAAACAATATCAAATAGATACTATCATAAATTTATTAGAAGAGGGAAAGAATATAGCTTTAGTAACTGATGCTGGAACTCCATGTATATCAGACCCAGGATATGAAGTTGTAGATGAAGCTTTGAAAAGAGATATAAAAGTAGTTCCGATTCCAGGGGTAAGCGCCATGACAGCAGCAGCTTCAGTAGCTGGAGTGTCTATGAGAAGATTTGTATTTGAAGGTTTTTTACCAAAGAAAAAAGGTAGACAAACTTTATTAAAAAGCTTCCAAGATGAAAAAAGAACTATAATGTTTTTTGAATCTCCACATAGAATTATAAAAACTTTAAAAGATATAGAAGAGTTCATTGGAGAAAGAGAAATAGTATTAGTAAGGGAAATAACAAAAATTTATGAAGAAATCATAAGAGGAACAACAAAAGAGCTTATAAGTCAATATGAAAATAAAACTTTTAAAGGGGAATTTGTTGTAATAATTAAAGGTAATGAGATAGAAGAGAAAAAAGAAAAAGTTAATAAATACGCTAAAGATATAGATGACGAGGAAGAAGAGGAGTAA
- a CDS encoding HD domain-containing protein has protein sequence MVEDNKRTIKFLEELLIEEKVLDLENYNDQGVKITAHTYDVFNLSINEIKKIYHNFESAKKQLDLFSVVVGIIIHDLSKGTLRKNEDSISHSQIMLKNPEYIVKETENLLKEIEEKTSFYLKEEVKKNIIHIVVSHHGKWGKVIPSTKEAQLVHWADMYSAKYHRINPVDVNDILKSFEKGENLIEIGKKFKCTTGVIKDRLKKSKQELKLGSTKQLLNYFKKNKKVPLGDDFFTKRIVETGKLIKSVEKEGFRQLILKNEVLSVLKDKEIFKN, from the coding sequence ATGGTAGAAGACAATAAGAGAACAATAAAATTTCTTGAAGAATTATTAATAGAAGAAAAAGTTCTTGATTTAGAAAATTATAATGACCAAGGAGTTAAGATAACAGCTCATACTTATGATGTTTTTAATTTATCTATTAATGAGATAAAAAAAATTTATCATAATTTTGAAAGTGCAAAAAAACAGTTAGATTTATTTTCTGTAGTTGTTGGAATAATAATACATGATTTAAGTAAAGGAACGCTTAGAAAAAATGAAGACAGTATATCTCATTCTCAAATTATGTTAAAAAATCCAGAATATATAGTAAAAGAAACAGAAAATTTATTAAAAGAAATAGAAGAGAAAACAAGCTTTTATTTAAAAGAAGAGGTAAAAAAAAATATAATTCATATAGTTGTTTCACATCATGGAAAATGGGGAAAAGTAATCCCCAGTACTAAAGAAGCTCAATTGGTTCATTGGGCTGATATGTATTCAGCTAAATATCATAGAATAAATCCTGTTGATGTGAATGATATACTTAAAAGTTTTGAAAAAGGAGAAAATTTAATAGAGATAGGAAAAAAATTTAAGTGTACAACAGGAGTTATAAAAGATAGATTAAAAAAATCTAAACAAGAATTGAAACTTGGTTCAACAAAACAGTTATTAAATTATTTTAAGAAAAATAAAAAAGTTCCTTTAGGAGATGATTTTTTTACAAAAAGAATTGTTGAGACAGGAAAATTGATAAAATCAGTTGAAAAAGAGGGGTTTAGACAATTGATTTTAAAAAATGAAGTTTTATCAGTATTAAAAGATAAAGAGATATTTAAAAATTAG
- the rplK gene encoding 50S ribosomal protein L11 → MAKEVIKVIKLQLPAGKANPAPPVGPALGQHGVNIMEFCKAFNAKSQDKAGWIIPVEISVYNDRSFTFIMKTPPASDLLKKAAGTSKGAGNSKKEVAGTITTAKLREIAETKMPDLNAGSVEAAMRILAGSARSMGIKIVD, encoded by the coding sequence ATGGCAAAAGAAGTTATTAAAGTTATAAAATTACAATTACCAGCAGGAAAAGCAAACCCTGCACCACCAGTTGGACCAGCTTTAGGACAACATGGTGTTAACATTATGGAGTTTTGTAAAGCATTTAACGCTAAATCACAAGATAAAGCAGGATGGATTATACCAGTAGAAATTTCTGTTTACAATGACAGATCTTTCACATTTATAATGAAAACTCCTCCAGCTTCTGATTTATTAAAGAAAGCTGCTGGAACATCAAAAGGAGCAGGAAACTCTAAAAAAGAAGTAGCAGGAACAATAACTACTGCTAAATTAAGAGAAATAGCAGAAACAAAAATGCCTGACTTAAATGCTGGATCAGTTGAAGCAGCTATGAGAATATTAGCTGGATCAGCAAGATCTATGGGAATAAAAATAGTAGACTAA